TTACCGCCGGAACCACGAATTCGGACGGGTTCGGCGGCGCAGACGATCGGTACGTCGAGGCGGAGCGGACCAGTTGCGCGCTCGTCGCCTCCGTCTGCGGAACGTTGGTCGGCGTCCGACCGCGCGCTTCGCGAACGAGGCCGAGCTCGTTGACGACGAACGGGATGACCTCGACGCTTTCCGGGTCCGACGGCAGGTGTGCCGTCAGCGGCCACCGGGGCAGGTGCGGCTCGATGAGGTCGAACGGTACCTCGAGGTAGCGCTCCAGTCGAACCGAGAGCGGTTCGTCGTACGTCGCCGCGAGATCGAACGGCAGGTCGTCCTCGATCATCGACCGCTCCAGCAGTTCGTACCGGAAGAGTCCCTCCGTTCGCGTGAGGCAATCGCAGAAGAAGAATCGCCGGAAGAGATCGGCAATTTCGTCACCGAAGGATTCCGCCGCGAGCGGTCGTTCGAACTGCGACGTTTCGAGTCGCGGATTTCGGCCGGATCGAACCGTTGCACCGAGGAAAAACGCCAGCGGAGCCGCTTGATACGCGGCCAGATGCTCCGGCGGAACGACGAGCGTGATGTCGTTGTCCGGCGCGTCGACGGCCGACGGAATCTCGAGGCGGTCCCCGAGTTCGATCAGCGGCGGATGACCGCGCAGCGTCGGCCACGTTCGCTCCGGCGACGTGGTCTTCAGCGCGGACGGGAGCGCCGAGATGGCCTGCAGCATCGAGTCGAGATCCGGCGGCGTCGTGATCGTCCCCGCGGGCTGGTCGTGGAGCGACCGGACGCCGAGGTCGATCGTCGCCTCGCGGTCCAGCGAGATCCGGACCGACGAGAGGCCGACGTCGATCGTCGCCGCGGGGTCGATCCGAAAGTAGAGTTTGATCGGCGCGCTGAGGCCGACGAACTGCGGTCGGTCCTCGAGGTGGACCGTTTGGGCGCCGGTGACGGCCTGTTCGGTCCGGCCCGAACTGTCGTGGATCGTCACCGAGTAGCGTTGATCGAACCGAAGCCCGTCAGTCTCGATCGCGCAGGTTCGATCGACCGGGAAACAGAAGTCGGTCGTCTCGGACCCATCGATGGAGACGGGCGCCGTCGACTCGATCGACAGATACCGCTGTTCGATCGCGTCGTGAATCTCGAGGCCGACCGGGTCCGTCGTTTCGTCGAAGGTGATCGTCATAACTCCTCTCAGCGGATATGAACGTTATTCGCGCGGACCATCAAAAGGATACCGTCGCGCCAATTTGGCGATCTCCGGGCCGCTGTTACGATCATAGTCACGAATCGCCCTCCGAAAGCGTCTCGTTTGCGACGGCACTCAGCGACCGAAAGACGAGTTGGGGGAATCGTGGCTCGAGTCCGCTCGGTCGGCGGCCGCTCCCGCCGTCGGTTACCGCGAGCGGGACGCGTTCGATCACGCCCCGATCCGCCAGTTCGTACAGGAACCGCTTGACCGTCCCGGCTGTCAGCGATGACCGCTCGGCGATCTCCTCCGCGACGTCGCGGATCGGTCGGTCGCGGCTGTCGATCGAGATCAGGTGCGCGAGCACGCGCTGTCGCGTTTCCGGGAGCACGAGCGTGCGATCGACGTGAACGCCGTCTTCGGGGACGGCATCGGTCGCTCGCTCGATGTGCTGGTCAGTGATCCGATCGGCGTCGGCCCCGCTCGCAACCACTGCGGCGCCGAACAGCGCCGCCAGCGCATCGTGGGCGTTTCCGTCGGCCCAGTCGGCGACCTGCCGGACGAGTTCGTGGTCGATCCCGCCCGCGGCCAGCCCCGTCGAGGTGCGGTCGGTGAGCACGTCGACGAGTTCGTGGTCGCGATAGGCCGGCACGCGGACGACTCGCCCGGACCAGTCCTCGGGTGCGGACTGGCCGACGGCGACGGTCGCCACGCTCTCATCGACCGGCTCGAGCAGTTCCATCGCCCGGTCGTAGGCGAGCGTCTCGGGTTCGTCGTGGTGGTCGATAGCGACGACTGCCCGCCGGTCGCGGCGCTCGAGCCGTTCGCGAACTCTGTCGCGCAGGTCGTCGGTGCCGACGCCGCTCTCCGGAACCGGCTCGGCCGAAATCTCCGCGAGGAGGGTTCGATAGAAGGCGAAGGCGCTCTCGGTGCGGCGAGCGTCGACGTAGACGAACCGCGTGATCGGTTCCGTAGAGCCCGCACGGGTCGTCGTGCCGATCGGTCGATCCGAGGACCCGACGCTGTCGGTCAGCGCATCGAACAGCGCCGTCACGACCGCCGACGTTCCCGCGCCGGCGGGGCCGACCACCGCGACGGGGTCGGGAAGCGTGCCCTCGAAGACCGGCTCGAAGACGTCAAGCAGTTCCTCGAGAACGGGGCCGCGCCCGACGGGTTCGGGGCGGTGCACGGTCGGACTGAGGTGGTCGCGGTCGACGACGAGGCCGCGGGTCCGGTAGGCCGAGCGTCGTCGAGCGATGCGTTCGCGGAGGTTCATGCGATTACGACTGTGCCGTGGTCGTCCCGTCCCCGACAAGTGCCGCCTCGAGGACCTCGAGCGTGTGAGTGATCTCGTAGCCGGTGCCGTGTTCCATCTGCATCGAGCAGGTCGGACACTCCGTCAGTCCCTGCTCGGCGTCGGCGGCGTCCATGTGTTCGAACATCTCTTCCCCGATTTTCATGGATGTTTCGTAGTTCTCCTCCTTCCAGCCGTAGGTGCCGGAGATGCCCGAGCAGGAGTCGCCGACGTCGTGGGCCTCGATGCCCTCAATGAGCGACAGTAACTCGACGGTCTGCCCGTCCAGTCCCTGATTCCGGGCGTGACACGGCGCGTGGTAAGCGAAGTCGTCGAACCCCTCGACTTCGGTCCCCTCGAGCGCGGCCTCCAAGTCCTCGTGGACGCGCAGGTACTCCACCGCGTCCCAGGTGTTCTCGGCGACGCGCTCGGTGTCCTCGAAGTCGAACAGTTCGGGGTACTCCTGGCGCAGCGACATCGAACACGAACTGCAGGAGGCGACGATGTCGGCGCCCTCGTCGATCGCCGCGGCGAGTTCGGGGACGTTCGTCTCGGCCGCGTGGCGGGCGTCCTCGAGCATGCCGTTTGCGAACATCGGCGTGCCCGAGCAGTGCTGGTCGGGGACCATGATCTCGTAGCCGAACTGCTCGTAGACGCGCACCAACGCCTTCGCGACCTCGGGCGTGTTGTAGTTGGCGTAGCAGCCGTGGAAGTAGGCGACGCGCTTGTCGGGGTTCTCGACCTTCGCGCCGCCGCGTTTGGCCCACCACTCGCGGAACGTTTCGGTGGCGAACTCGGGGAACTCCCGCTCGCTCGTGATGCCCATGACCTTCTCGCCGAGCCACTTCGTGACCGACAGCCCCGTCACGAAGTTGGCCGTTCGGGGGAACATCGCGGCCAGCGGCGCGAGGCGGCGGTAGTTCGCGAGCATGCGGTTGCGCCAGTACTCGCGGGAGAACTTGCTCATGTTCTGTTCGACGTACTCCGCCCGCGCGGTGTTGTGCATCTGCGAGAGCGGGACTTCGGAGGGGCAGGCGCCGTCACAGCGCATGCAGTTCGAACATTTCATCACCGACTCGTCGATGTCGTGGTCCTCCTGGCGCTTGAGCCGCCACTGCTCGGGCCCCTGGAACTTCGGTCCGGGGAACTCGTCGTCGACCTCGGCGACGGGACACTCGGTGTCGCAGGTCGAGCACTTGTAGCAGTTGTCGGCGCCCGGCCGGAGGTCCATGTCCTCCGCCTCGGGGAAGACCTGAATCGGTTCGAACTCCTCCTCGTCCGCGCCCGGTACGTGATCGTCGGTCGGTCGTTGTGCGTCGCTCATCGAATCACCTGAAAGGATCGTCGGTTGGTCGTCGCGTCGGTGCGTCCGTCGGTCGTCGTGTCGTTGCTCGAGTCGCGTGTTGCCGCCACAGTCGCGGTCCGGTTCGTCAAAATTCCGCTCACGCCTGCTCCACCTCCTCGGCCGCTCGCTGTCCCGCGACGTAGCCCGTCGCGAGGGAGACGCCGGCGCCGGACTTCTCGGCCGCGTAGTCGTAGCCGCCCAGCACGGCGCCGGCGGCCCGCAGGTTTTCGAATTCGGGCTCGTCGTCGGCGTCGAGTGGCCGAAGCTCCCGATCCGACGCGAGGCCGAACCGGGCGTAGGGCTGTTCGCCGAAGGCGTCGTCGACGAACCAGTCGTAGCGGTCGTCGGCGTGGGGAACGTGGCAGTCGAAGATCGGCTCGAACACCCGCTCGCGCTCCGAGCGGACGCCCTTGCCGACCAGTCCTCCGGTTGCGAGGACGTACTGGTCCGCGCGGTGGGGAATCTCGGTGCCGTTGCGGTCGACGATGACGTGGTCGATGCGGTCGCCGTCGTCGTCGCTCGTACTCGAGGTCGAACCCGCTCCCGCCCCGGCCGTCTCGTAGTCGACCACCGGAACGCCCGACGTCACGCGGACGCCCCGGTCCTCGAGCGCGTCGTACAGCAAGTCCTCGAGGCGCAGTCCGGGCAGGCTCGGCGGCCCCATCGGGACCTCGAAGACGTCGACGCCGAGCCGTTCGGAGAGATCGGCCCGCACTTCGGCGGCGTGCTCGTCGCCCAATATCGCGGGGAAGCCCACACGGGGCTCGTCCTCGAGAAGGTGCTCGACGGTCGCGGCCAGCGCCTCCCGCGCGCCGGTTTCGCCGGCACCCGTCTCGACGGTCTCGTCGTGGTCGAGCAGGTGGGCGTACCGCGTCACCTTCGCGTCGTCTCGAATGATGCCGGGGAACGGCACCGTCGCGCCGCGGGCCTCGAAGGGGACGCCGGCGGCCTCGAGGTGCTGTGCGGCCAGCGGGGCGTCGAAGTCCGGCAGCGTCTCGAAGCCGACCAGCAGCGCGTCCCGGTCGTCGCTGGCCAGCCCGGCGGCCGTCGACGCGGGGTAGCGCGCGGTGGGCTTGACGGTGCCGCCGTGGGTCGGGACGAGGGCGTTCGCGTCGGTGTGGCCGCCCGCGTACGCGTCGCCCGTCACGTCGTCGAACACCGAAAGCGCCTCGCGGACCGCGTCGGAGCCGACCCGTTGGTAGGGGTGTTCCTCTGGGAGGTCCTCGAGGGCGTCGAACGGCTCCGCGAGCGGGCCGTCGCCGTCGGGGGTGTATCCCAACACGTCGATCAACCCGCTCGCGTTGCGGAGCGTGCTCTCCTTGTGCGTCACCAGCCGAACCCGCGCCCCGCGGTCCGCGGCGACCAGCGCGGCCATCGAGCCGGCGATGCCGCCGCCGATCACGAGCACGTCGTCTTCGATCGCCATCTCAGCGCCCTCCGTCCGCTCGAGGAGTCGTTTTCGTCGGGCCGCCGTCGAACGCGGCGTACTCGAGCGTCGACTCTGCGTCCCTCTCGTTCGCGGGGTCGCGGTCCCGGTTCATCGTCGTCGCGTGCAGGGCGTAGTTGAGCATCGCCTGCGAGAGCTGTTCGCCCCACAGGGCGTGACGTTGCCCCTTCCAACGCTCCTGGAAGAGTTCGTCCAGCGCCGCCCGAACCGTTTCCTCGTCGTACTCGGGGTGGAGTTCGTTGGCCATGTTCTGACAGCAGAAGCCGCCCTGACAGTTCCCCATCGAGGCGCGGGTCCGGATGCGCACGGCGTTCAAGTCCGAACCTGACTGCTCGATCGCGTCCTGAATCTCCGCGCGCGTGACGCCCTCGCACTGGCAGATCACGGGGTTGGCGCCGTCGCCCTCGAGCACTTCCCTCGCGCGACTGCCGAGTCGCTGCTTGCTCCGGCGGGCGACAGGCGACCGCAGCCCGAAGTTGTCCATGCCTTCCTCGAGAACCGACAGGTCCTCGCTGCCGGGCAGCGGTTCCTCGGCCGTGGCGCACGACGCCGTTACGCCCAACTTCTCGCAGACGTGGTTCGATATCTCCTCGGCCATCGCGCGGTAGGTGGTGAACTTGCCACCGACGATGCTCGAGATTCCCGACACCTCGTCGCGGTCGGCGTGGTCCAGCAGGAAGAAATCGCGCGTGATATCGGTCGGGTCCTGCGTGCCGGTCCCCGGCGGCTCGTACAGCGGCCGGACGCCCCAGAACGACCGGATCGTCCGCGCCTCCTCGAGGATGGGGACGAGTTCCGAGAGGGTGTCGATCATCTGGTCGACCTCCCACTGCTCCTCGGGGTAGTCGTCGGGGTCCTCGACTTCCTCGTCCGTGGTGCCGAGGATCGCGGTCGTCTCGTGGGGCACGATGATGTCCGCGTCCCCCTTCGGCCGGCAGCGGTTGACGACGGTGTCGACCTGCCGGACGTTCATGATCGTCATCACGCCCTTCGAGGGTCGAACCTCGATCTCGAGGTCGGCCATCGCGCCGATCTGTCCCGCCCACGCGCCGCTGGC
This portion of the Halopiger aswanensis genome encodes:
- a CDS encoding Cdc6/Cdc18 family protein is translated as MNLRERIARRRSAYRTRGLVVDRDHLSPTVHRPEPVGRGPVLEELLDVFEPVFEGTLPDPVAVVGPAGAGTSAVVTALFDALTDSVGSSDRPIGTTTRAGSTEPITRFVYVDARRTESAFAFYRTLLAEISAEPVPESGVGTDDLRDRVRERLERRDRRAVVAIDHHDEPETLAYDRAMELLEPVDESVATVAVGQSAPEDWSGRVVRVPAYRDHELVDVLTDRTSTGLAAGGIDHELVRQVADWADGNAHDALAALFGAAVVASGADADRITDQHIERATDAVPEDGVHVDRTLVLPETRQRVLAHLISIDSRDRPIRDVAEEIAERSSLTAGTVKRFLYELADRGVIERVPLAVTDGGSGRRPSGLEPRFPQLVFRSLSAVANETLSEGDS
- a CDS encoding anaerobic glycerol-3-phosphate dehydrogenase subunit C, with protein sequence MSDAQRPTDDHVPGADEEEFEPIQVFPEAEDMDLRPGADNCYKCSTCDTECPVAEVDDEFPGPKFQGPEQWRLKRQEDHDIDESVMKCSNCMRCDGACPSEVPLSQMHNTARAEYVEQNMSKFSREYWRNRMLANYRRLAPLAAMFPRTANFVTGLSVTKWLGEKVMGITSEREFPEFATETFREWWAKRGGAKVENPDKRVAYFHGCYANYNTPEVAKALVRVYEQFGYEIMVPDQHCSGTPMFANGMLEDARHAAETNVPELAAAIDEGADIVASCSSCSMSLRQEYPELFDFEDTERVAENTWDAVEYLRVHEDLEAALEGTEVEGFDDFAYHAPCHARNQGLDGQTVELLSLIEGIEAHDVGDSCSGISGTYGWKEENYETSMKIGEEMFEHMDAADAEQGLTECPTCSMQMEHGTGYEITHTLEVLEAALVGDGTTTAQS
- the glpB gene encoding glycerol-3-phosphate dehydrogenase subunit GlpB, with protein sequence MAIEDDVLVIGGGIAGSMAALVAADRGARVRLVTHKESTLRNASGLIDVLGYTPDGDGPLAEPFDALEDLPEEHPYQRVGSDAVREALSVFDDVTGDAYAGGHTDANALVPTHGGTVKPTARYPASTAAGLASDDRDALLVGFETLPDFDAPLAAQHLEAAGVPFEARGATVPFPGIIRDDAKVTRYAHLLDHDETVETGAGETGAREALAATVEHLLEDEPRVGFPAILGDEHAAEVRADLSERLGVDVFEVPMGPPSLPGLRLEDLLYDALEDRGVRVTSGVPVVDYETAGAGAGSTSSTSDDDGDRIDHVIVDRNGTEIPHRADQYVLATGGLVGKGVRSERERVFEPIFDCHVPHADDRYDWFVDDAFGEQPYARFGLASDRELRPLDADDEPEFENLRAAGAVLGGYDYAAEKSGAGVSLATGYVAGQRAAEEVEQA
- the glpA gene encoding anaerobic glycerol-3-phosphate dehydrogenase subunit GlpA; this translates as MARDTEVLVIGGGSTGCGIARDLAMRGLEVTLVERGNLTDGTTGRMHGLLHSGGRYAVSDQASATECIEENEILRDIAGHCVEETGGLFVQRPEDSDDYFREKLEGCRDCGIPARVLSAREAREIEPYLAEDIKRAIEVPDGAVDPFRLCVANAIDAERHGARVETHAEVIDLLREGDDVYGVEVRHDSGPGKRTHKAPGTTEEITAEYVVNASGAWAGQIGAMADLEIEVRPSKGVMTIMNVRQVDTVVNRCRPKGDADIIVPHETTAILGTTDEEVEDPDDYPEEQWEVDQMIDTLSELVPILEEARTIRSFWGVRPLYEPPGTGTQDPTDITRDFFLLDHADRDEVSGISSIVGGKFTTYRAMAEEISNHVCEKLGVTASCATAEEPLPGSEDLSVLEEGMDNFGLRSPVARRSKQRLGSRAREVLEGDGANPVICQCEGVTRAEIQDAIEQSGSDLNAVRIRTRASMGNCQGGFCCQNMANELHPEYDEETVRAALDELFQERWKGQRHALWGEQLSQAMLNYALHATTMNRDRDPANERDAESTLEYAAFDGGPTKTTPRADGGR